CTTCGTAGTTAAATTTCGCTTTCAAATCCTGTACTGCCGGTTTGACGAGAAATTGTCCGAACTTGCGGCGCATCACGGCATCCACGGTATCTTTCAGCATATGCCAAATGATGTCGATCATTCCTTCTGAAAACTTCAGAACGACGTTTCCGGTGAAACCGTCGCAGACGATCACATCGGCGAATCCCTTCATGATATCATTGCCTTCAATATTACCGATGAAATTCAAATCACTCGACTTAAGATTCTGATAAGCTTTCTGCCTTGTTTCATCACCTTTTGCGCTTTCCGCTCCGATGTTCAGCAAAGCGACACGCGGTCTGTCTTTGGCGAAGACAATTTCGGCGAACGCTGAGCCCATCAGCCCGTAATTGAAATAGTCGATCGTTTTGGGATGAATATTGGCACCTACGTCTAGCATTACTGAATAGCCTGATTCAGTAGGTACGGTTATTGCGAGCCCTGCTTTGGGTACACCTTTGATCAGGCCCAGATTTATCATGCTGAAACCCAACATCGCACCAGTGTTGCCGGCACTCACAATTGCATCGACCTCGTTCGTCTTTAGTTTTTCGACGAGAATGGACTGTGATGAGTTTCTCTTCTGACGCACGGCAACGCTGGGTATTTCGTGCATGCCGACGACGTCATCAGCCAGGCGGAAATTGAAACCGAGGTTTTTTACATCATTCTCATAGTCACCTTTACCAATGACCAACAGGTCACAAACTGGCTCTTCCTTGAGCATCTCCAGAGCATGTAGTTCGCTTAGCGGGGCCTGATCAGAGCCCATTAAGTCAAATCCGATTATCAACCTTTCTCCTTCTCTTCTTTCGGCGGAACGACGAGTCTGTTGTTGTAGTTACCGCAGTTCGGGCAGATGCGATGGGGGAGTTTCGGACTATGGCATTTTGGGCATTCTACATAACTCCTCGGCCGAACCTTCTTCTGGGAACGTCGTTTGTTCTTTCTGGAGTGCGAGTGTCTTCTCTTAGGTACTGCCATCTAGCCTCCTTGTAAGTCTAAATGCATAAACATAACTCTCACCTGAATCTCGGTATTGCACCGTTAATAAATGCCACATCTATCAGATCGGCGTCGGTGATTACTGTGGGTAGAGGTCGGTTGCAGTAAACCAATCGTTGATCGATGCAATGCGCTTTCGTTTGTCCTCTGGTAATCTGAACGGTCGCCCGCGACAGTCCAGCATTATTCCTACCATGCCGCCTTTTATAGTGGTCTGGATTTCCTTGCCCCGGCCGTCCCCGATGTCGAAACCTTTCTCAGGATGGAGGATAACCGCCGCTTCATCTTGCAGCCCCAATGGAATGAGTTTTATTTCACCATATTTTACCGAGTGTTCCTCGACGTTGCCGTTGCCGTGGTCAATGCTCATCTTCAGAACATTGGTACCCTCTTTACCTTCGCCGACGGGTGCAATGCATGTGCCAAGCGGTACGAGACAGTCTTTGTTGAAGACTTCGGTCGCCGATTTCTCGTGCACCGTCGAAAGAACGCCCAGGTGAGGCATCATGAAGATCGAATCGACCGCCAGCCTTGTTATCCCTTCAGGTAGAAATGCATCAACCATCATCAATGTTGCCTGGTTTCGGCGCGGGGCATGGGAGAGTATGCCGCCCGATCCGATAAGCAGGTTAAGACCCATAAGATCGATAAGGGTTTCTCCGGTCATTGATTGGCTAAACGCATCGGAAATCGTTCTTTCCTGTTGAATACCCTTGAGGCCCACGGCCATCGACTTGTGCTGTTCAAAGGCCAGTCGCAATGCCTCCCTGGCGATTGCCTGTTCGATCTTCAGGTCTTCCAGGGTGTGAGGTATTGTGGTCGGCCTGATCATCTTGTTCCTTATGCGATTTCGCAGATCCCTTTCATCCATTTCCATAGGCAACCAGCGCACGATGTTCGCTATGCCGCTTTCGGCGAGTACATTACTGATTGAATAAGACATGCCGAGGTTGGCGCTGACCGTACGGTTGAAGATCTCCTGGAATACCGAGAACACGTCAGTGGTAGCACCGCCAATATCGACCCCGATCACCGATATTTTTTCTTTCTTTGCGACTATTTCCACAAGCAATCCGACCGCACCCGGTGTGGGCATGATCGGCACGTCGGTCATGGTCATCAGTGTCTTATAGCCTGGAGCATGTGCCATGACGTGTTCCATGAATTGATCGTGAATTTTGTGGCGAGCAGGGTTTAGGTTTTCTCTCTCCAATACCGGCCGGATATTTTCGACAACGACGAGCGCGGTATTTTCTTGCAGCGTTTTCAGTATTATGCCGCGGGCATCTATGTTGCCTGCATAGATTACCGGGAGTTGATAACCAACGCCGAAGCGCGGCCTCGGATCGGCAGCTTTTATCAGCTCGGCCAGTTCCACGACGTGCGATACGGTACCGCCATCAATGCCACCCGACAGTAATATCATGTCTGGTCGAAGGTTTCTTATACGTTCTATCTTCTGATGGGGTAACCGGCCGTCATTCGAGGCGATCACATCCATCACTATCGCTCCAGCACCCAATGCAGCGCGGGCTGCACTCTCCGCGGTCATCGTTAGAACGACGCCGGCGACCATCATTTGAAGTCCTCCCCCGGCTGAAGAAGTTGAAACATAGAAATCAACACCCTCGCCATCTTTTACGGTCTTGATAATATCTTCTCCGTCCAGGATTTTGACCTTGGAGAGTTCCTCGACTTCCATCACCGCATTGAGTACACCTTTTGTGACATCCTCATACGGTGCTTCGACCGTTGTCGGCGCTTCTCCGCGTACGATCAATCGATATTCATCCCCTCTCTTCTCAATTAGAATTGCCTTGGTTGTGGTGCTTCCACAATCAGTGGCCAGAATTCTTTGCGGTTCTTTTCCTTTCATCCCTTTCCTCCTCAAGACGTTCAATCTCGCAGATCAACGCCTCAACATTACTCCGGTTTTCCAGCATCGCGGCTATCTCTTCGTACTCACGAAAAGAGAATAAAGCTCGATAGAAGGGTTGCATGAAAATCATGAATTGGTTTCCCAGGAAAGATAGTGGCTTTGATGATTCCAAGAAAATGATCGCCACCGGTGAAAGACGATAGTCGATTACTTTCTGGGCGATTTTATTGATCAAAAATTTCTTGCGCTCTTCGGTTACTTCGAATTCTATATTTTCCATCTTATTTTCAGTTGTTTGATTGCCTTGACCTCATCGAGACGACGGACCGGCGTATTGTGCGGAGCATTCTTTAACAAGTCAGGATTTTCTCTGGATTCTCCGAGAATATCCTTCATCACGGATATAAAATGATCCAGTGTTTCTTTTGATTCGCTATCGGTCGGTTCAATCATGAGCGCTTCGCTGACGATCAACGGGAAATATATTGTCGGCGCATGCAAACCGTAGTCCAATAAACGCTTTGCCACATCGAGAGTCCTCAGACCTGCGTCTTTAAGTTTCCGTCCGGAAAGAACACCTTCGTGCATGCAGTAATCAGTATAGGGCAGAAAATAATCATCCTTCAGAGATTGGATAATATAATTCGCATTAAGGATGGAAGATTTCGATATGCTCTTCAACCCATCCCTGCCCACGAGGCGCAGGTAAGTGTATGCCCTTACCATTACCAGAAAATTGCCGTAGAACGATTGAACCTTGCCGATTGAATCAGGAACATAAAAATCAAAGCGATAAGTCTTTCCGTCGCTGACGATTACTGGAACTGGCAGAAATGGTCGGAGAACTTTCGTCACGGCCACTGGTCCGGAACCAGGCCCGCCACCGCCGTGAGGCGTCGAAAAAGTCTTGTGGAGATTAAAATGAACGGCATCGAACCCCATATCGCCGGCTCTGGTGATGCCCAGGAGGGCATTAAGATTTGCGCCGTCGAGATAAACAAGCCCTCCTTTGTCATGCACGATACCAGTGATCTTCCTGACATTCTTCTCGAATAGTCCGAGGGTATTGGGGTTGGTCAACATGAGGCCGGCAACTTCAGGTGTCATCAGTGCCGACAATTTCTCCACATCGACCAATCCATTTCCGCTGGACGGCAGGGTCAGGGGTCGGAAACCTGAAAAATTGACGCTCGCGGGGTTTGTTCCATGTGCTGAGTCTGGTACGAGGATGTATTTCCGGGCTTCATTCTTCTTGTTGAAGTAGGCTTTGAACATGCTGATTGCGGTGAATTCGCCCTGGGCACCCGCGGCCGGCTGTAACGTGATAGCATCCAAGTTCACCACTGCCTTGAGATACTCGCCCAGTTCATACATCAAGGCAAGAGCTCCCTGGGTCGTTTTCTGCGGTTGTAGAGGGTGTATCCTTGTGTATCCGTGCAGGCGAGCCGTTTCTTCGTTGATCTTGGGATTGTATTTCATGGTGCATGAGCCCAGCGGGTAAAAATTCTTGTCGACATGGTGGTTCAACACTGATAGGTTGACGAAATGCCTCACTACCTGTGGTTCACTCACTTCGGGAAGAGGGGTGAGCATCTGACGTCTGAAAACACTTGCTAGCTCGTACGTGGGCACATCGGTCGATGGTAGTGAGTAGCCCTTTCGTCCAGTCCTGGTCTGTTCAAATATGAGCTCCACGATCACTATCTCCCGTGTATTTCGAAGAATTTCTCGAACGACCGGTCGTAAGTTCTCTCAACATCATTGGGGAAGCAGCAGGCCGGTAACTGGCGCATTCTCAGGTGATAACTCAAACAGTCGCAGCACTTGCCTTTTCTGGAACATGGTTCATAACTGCAATTGCAATTCCTCAAATTGTCGGCAGATTTGCATTCCATCGTCAATTATAGCAAAAAAAAGAGCGGTGTCAACTGGACAGAAGGACTCGTGACCTCTGCTTATTGATGTTGACATGTTACAGACGATAAGTAGAATTGACTGCAGGAATCGGCCGGGATGATAAAGCATAGCCGTCTGTACATCCTGTAAGATCTGGTACTGCGCGCCAGAAAGGAGCGGTCATGATGGAGGTGAGGCGAATCCTGATTCATAGGTTGTGGTGCGTGGTTCATGGAGTAGCTTTGTGTTAGATTTTTCGGTATCTTAGGAGGTGTTGTGGCAAAAACAACGGTGCAGCAACTTGGTGATTTCGGGCAGAGTGTGTGGATAGATCATATAAGCAGGTCGCTACTCAAGACCGGAAGACTAAAAAAGCTCATTGGCCAGGGCGTGCGTGGTCTGACATCAAACCCGACGATTTTCGATAAGGCAATTAGCAAAAGCTCTGACTATGACCAGTTGATCAGGGCATTGAAGGAAAAACATGCATCCACTTTCGAGATCTATGACGACATAACGGTCAAGGATATTCAAGATGCTGCCGATCTCTTTCGGCCGATATACGAAGAAACAGAGGGATCGGATGGCTATGTCAGCCTTGAGATCGATCCCAGGCTCGCAGATGATACCGAGGGGACGATCACCGAGGGAATGCGTTTGCATACAAAGGTGGCGCGTCCAAATTTGATGCTCAAGGTGCCAGCAACAGATGAAGGATTTGCCGCGATCTCCGTGCTGCTGGAACAAGGCATAAATGTAAACGCTACTCTTATATTTTCGATGCGGCAGTATGTGAACACCGCTGTTGCCTACTTGAAGGGGATCGAGAATTTGCTGGCTCGCGGAGGAAACGCCAGACCGGTACATTCCGTCGCCAGTGTCTTCGTGAGCAGGGTTGATACTTTGATCGATGATATCATCGACAGCGGTCTGAATGAAGTGTCGAACACCGCCAAACGGAGGGAACTGACCAGGCTGAAAGGCATGGCCGCAGTTGCCAACTCGGTGATAATATATGACAACTACTCTAAAATGTTCTCTGACACGAGGTTTGGAACCCTGCAAAGGCAAAGCGGTAACGTCCAGAGATTACTATGGGGTTCAACGAGTACAAAGAATCCCGCCTACAGCGATGTCAAATACGTTACTGAACTCATCGGCAAGGGTACGGTCAACACGATCCCCGAGAAGACCCTCGAAGCATTTCTCGAGCATGGTGAGGTAAAGGAGGCATTGCCAGGAGACCTTGAGCAAGCACGAGCGATCATCCAGACGTTCGCCGATCACGGGATCGACATTGATGACGTATGTAGCAGATTACTGAAGGATGGTGTCGCTGCATTCCAGGATTCCTTTTCGTCCCTTCTGAAGGCCATCGAAGTAAAAGCGGCAAAGCTCTGAATCGATGAATATCTGTTTTATGTAGTTTTCATCTCGGTAGTTTTTTACCAGGAGTTTGTATAATATAGCGAATGTAAGAGGGAGGAACAATGAAAGTAGAGAGGAATGTTGTAGTATATGCCGTCCTCGTATCCTGTATATTGCTGCTCCAATGCGGTACGGTCTCATCGGTCAAACCACTGGGCGTCGGTAATAAATCAATCGTTTTTTCAGCCGGCGGTCCTGTGGCGCCGGTTTACGACATGGACGTGCCCCTGCCATATTCTGTGCTCCGTTACCGGCTCGGTTTGAGCGACAACACCGACATACATGTTGGAATTCATCCTACGATGGCGCTTTTTGGCAATCTCGGAATCGACGCCGGACTTACCAGACATTTCATGCGCAGTCTTGGAATGCGTCCCGGGATTTCGGCGGGTCTGGCGCTCTATGGTTTTTACGATTTCGGAGATCTGGATCACATGCGGGCTTATCCGGAGCTTTCCATGATTTTCAGTTACGATATTTTCCGTTCCAGCCATGTAGTATACCTCGGCGGGCAGGGTATGATACAGTTCGCTGAACCTTACATCGTACCTGCCGCCGTTGCGGGCGGAGAATTTTCTCTAGGCAGAAATTTCGCATTGAGTCTTGAGACGAGGTGGTACGCCCCTACTGAATCCAGCGACGACAGGGTGGTCGACTTCAGACTAACACCATTCGGCCAGGGTGCATTGGGTTTTGTCCTGGGGCTCGGATACAAGCTATAAGGGGGAGATATGAAAACGCAAATCATCATTCTTTGTATTATAGCGCTCTTCGGCTGTGTCCGGATTATCAGCCTTGACGATTTTCTTTATGAACCAACGACGGTCGATGAATACCTCAGGTATGAAGATCTCGTGGAATGGGGTACCCGATTCATAATTCCTGATTCGCTCGTTGAATCCGTAGTTCTCTCTTCAATGGGCAGCAGGATCTACGGGTTCTTTGTGAAAGGCAATCCCGACTCGGTTGCCAACAACTCGGTGACGATTCTGTAC
This portion of the candidate division WOR-3 bacterium genome encodes:
- the plsX gene encoding phosphate acyltransferase PlsX, which produces MIIGFDLMGSDQAPLSELHALEMLKEEPVCDLLVIGKGDYENDVKNLGFNFRLADDVVGMHEIPSVAVRQKRNSSQSILVEKLKTNEVDAIVSAGNTGAMLGFSMINLGLIKGVPKAGLAITVPTESGYSVMLDVGANIHPKTIDYFNYGLMGSAFAEIVFAKDRPRVALLNIGAESAKGDETRQKAYQNLKSSDLNFIGNIEGNDIMKGFADVIVCDGFTGNVVLKFSEGMIDIIWHMLKDTVDAVMRRKFGQFLVKPAVQDLKAKFNYEEYGGGILLGVDGIVIICHGHSSPHALKNAIRLAKTCAEHNLVEEIRKRVMS
- the rpmF gene encoding 50S ribosomal protein L32, with amino-acid sequence MAVPKRRHSHSRKNKRRSQKKVRPRSYVECPKCHSPKLPHRICPNCGNYNNRLVVPPKEEKEKG
- a CDS encoding glutamate mutase L, which codes for MKGKEPQRILATDCGSTTTKAILIEKRGDEYRLIVRGEAPTTVEAPYEDVTKGVLNAVMEVEELSKVKILDGEDIIKTVKDGEGVDFYVSTSSAGGGLQMMVAGVVLTMTAESAARAALGAGAIVMDVIASNDGRLPHQKIERIRNLRPDMILLSGGIDGGTVSHVVELAELIKAADPRPRFGVGYQLPVIYAGNIDARGIILKTLQENTALVVVENIRPVLERENLNPARHKIHDQFMEHVMAHAPGYKTLMTMTDVPIMPTPGAVGLLVEIVAKKEKISVIGVDIGGATTDVFSVFQEIFNRTVSANLGMSYSISNVLAESGIANIVRWLPMEMDERDLRNRIRNKMIRPTTIPHTLEDLKIEQAIAREALRLAFEQHKSMAVGLKGIQQERTISDAFSQSMTGETLIDLMGLNLLIGSGGILSHAPRRNQATLMMVDAFLPEGITRLAVDSIFMMPHLGVLSTVHEKSATEVFNKDCLVPLGTCIAPVGEGKEGTNVLKMSIDHGNGNVEEHSVKYGEIKLIPLGLQDEAAVILHPEKGFDIGDGRGKEIQTTIKGGMVGIMLDCRGRPFRLPEDKRKRIASINDWFTATDLYPQ
- the gcvPB gene encoding aminomethyl-transferring glycine dehydrogenase subunit GcvPB; this translates as MVIVELIFEQTRTGRKGYSLPSTDVPTYELASVFRRQMLTPLPEVSEPQVVRHFVNLSVLNHHVDKNFYPLGSCTMKYNPKINEETARLHGYTRIHPLQPQKTTQGALALMYELGEYLKAVVNLDAITLQPAAGAQGEFTAISMFKAYFNKKNEARKYILVPDSAHGTNPASVNFSGFRPLTLPSSGNGLVDVEKLSALMTPEVAGLMLTNPNTLGLFEKNVRKITGIVHDKGGLVYLDGANLNALLGITRAGDMGFDAVHFNLHKTFSTPHGGGGPGSGPVAVTKVLRPFLPVPVIVSDGKTYRFDFYVPDSIGKVQSFYGNFLVMVRAYTYLRLVGRDGLKSISKSSILNANYIIQSLKDDYFLPYTDYCMHEGVLSGRKLKDAGLRTLDVAKRLLDYGLHAPTIYFPLIVSEALMIEPTDSESKETLDHFISVMKDILGESRENPDLLKNAPHNTPVRRLDEVKAIKQLKIRWKI
- a CDS encoding DUF6485 family protein, giving the protein MECKSADNLRNCNCSYEPCSRKGKCCDCLSYHLRMRQLPACCFPNDVERTYDRSFEKFFEIHGR
- the tal gene encoding transaldolase — protein: MAKTTVQQLGDFGQSVWIDHISRSLLKTGRLKKLIGQGVRGLTSNPTIFDKAISKSSDYDQLIRALKEKHASTFEIYDDITVKDIQDAADLFRPIYEETEGSDGYVSLEIDPRLADDTEGTITEGMRLHTKVARPNLMLKVPATDEGFAAISVLLEQGINVNATLIFSMRQYVNTAVAYLKGIENLLARGGNARPVHSVASVFVSRVDTLIDDIIDSGLNEVSNTAKRRELTRLKGMAAVANSVIIYDNYSKMFSDTRFGTLQRQSGNVQRLLWGSTSTKNPAYSDVKYVTELIGKGTVNTIPEKTLEAFLEHGEVKEALPGDLEQARAIIQTFADHGIDIDDVCSRLLKDGVAAFQDSFSSLLKAIEVKAAKL